The Alosa alosa isolate M-15738 ecotype Scorff River chromosome 9, AALO_Geno_1.1, whole genome shotgun sequence genome includes a region encoding these proteins:
- the LOC125300970 gene encoding regulator of G-protein signaling protein-like isoform X1, producing MEESCHLAGEEDETTLSELLKDEVFVDFFNTFLNLPVFGQTPLYLLRDNKWILCPDILHSQQVNGAGFLQWLTSQRLTLFKQTELFHHYLQCAEILQLPSSQTKEGQPWTKADQWLLRRCVGSVRGLQRFSSFMAGTRGEELVLFSVRVNRLLSLAKQEQGTPPSVHYRGLLSVIQLNHLREGSGIIAACRISPAEALEVLAGNHPETGKLQLLWRMRAQAMRRLHDYWLPHFLSHCKASLARVVECRSLVEEYVRLASCDEPQEAPVLPGTEWSRLERSVVGPSPYNSKQSKKLLWRSKFGSKNPYRTNTEGVGQKPTSSVCQWLSMDGKACLDGCTSIAHNKDSDLIRPAVQPSGTDMSPGGFRPSIQVAQTGKDQPLPDVDVPHVCMGTPALHVPAEVDVPTSPPAARRHAHMGPALSADEMAGGPYRAFLETRALAGPLLHLALWRELDILLSLLLKAQSEDSLYAQKQAVARRIADAFFSREVERTLGVESGTCAHLRELLPSGQAIPWIYAAKHDICKFLSTSYDSFLDEEDKTFIIHLFGRMQTVCLTRMLTVPSSGWNTAEQQLRHMTEALALCHHCCGYTDAEPLSDETWVLLTLEDVAGGGSIHLHYKKTDVFDMPFEQLALKFPKVAAERISVSYHLYCKERPPSDRPTSRNVSSATTTRKDLKKANSFYHTASMRPRTYGDLFRNSTHLDYFKRYLRYNNTHGGLLFIQEVERLRSIDQTPKGAKIQKRKIHTIVEKYFRRDDATDFLQCSADIINKVGTMRTVTCEILYTIQDVVNKSLEAAWFKQYQDIFPACSTVVPDTTARESIIKSKLKNVWTILSGFIKGVCKFKAGMANTNTRSEFEQFLHQQYLVFSDPCGVSPSPSSLDMSKTYTSKEDDTAPLKTRLINDKPLIVDFLVNDLSFYLECERFRSLADSGKAMAVAGLYGENDYAMLHQKADMIIKLFLKSEFLPKLRINIAESQRDSILQLFYSARVDRTLFYLAIVTVFPILMICWKKFCAHRVMKKLFGEKAVKTPKKVGQKAANPEASPDHLEVKDIKDDWYHKVKTIVSLTDEHTIVRFTVQRGLKLIVPQNKVYMKECPGSDLLSKIPSGHRGLPAFGAPDSLGLEAPPQKQSSNTHLQHPEGTPASGVSLLSVAEEL from the exons GAGAGGAAGATGAAACAACTTTATCAGAGCTTTTGAAAGATGAAGTATTTGTGGATTTCTTCAACACCTTCCTCAATCTACCT GTGTTTGGGCAGACCCCTCTGTACCTTCTGCGTGACAACAAGTGGATTCTGTGTCCTGACATTCTGCACTCCCAA CAGGTGAATGGAGCAGGGTTTCTGCAGTGGTTGACATCACAACGATTAACCTTGTTTAAACAAACTGAACTTTTTCATCACTACCTGCAATGCGCAGAGATCCTGCAGCTCCCATCGTCTCAAACCAAAG AGGGACAGCCATGGACCAAAGCGGACCAGTGGCTACTGAGGaggtgtgtgggcagtgtgagGGGCTTGCAGCGCTTCAGCTCCTTTATGGCAGGCACGCGTG GAGAGGAGCTGGTTCTGTTCAGTGTGCGAGTGAACAGGTTGCTGAGTCTGGCGAAGCAGGAGCAGGGGACTCCTCCGAGTGTCCACTACCGCGGCTTGCTTTCAGTCATCCAGCTGAACCACCTCAGGGAAGGATCCGGCATCATAGCCGCCTGCCGCATCTCCCCAG CCGAGGCATTGGAGGTTCTGGCTGGCAATCACCCGGAGACTGGCAAGCTGCAGCTGCTGTGGAGGATGAGGGCTCAGGCCATGCGCCGACTCCATGACTACTGGTTACCTCACTTCCTGAGCCACTGCAAGGCCTCCCTGGCCCGTGTAGTTGAGTGTAGGTCACTGGTCGAGGAGTACGTCAGGTTGGCTTCCTGTGACGAACCTCAGGAGGCCCCCGTGCTGCCCGGCACGGAGTGGAGTCGGCTGGAACGGTCAGTCGTGGGCCCTTCCCCGTACAATTCAAAACAGAGCAAGAAGCTCCTCTGGAGGTCCAAGTTTGGCTCCAAGAATCCTTATAGAACTAACACCGAAGGCGTAGGACAAAAGCCTACTtcaagtgtgtgtcagtggcttTCTATGGACGGTAAAGCATGCCTGGATGGGTGCACCAGCATTGCCCACAACAAAGACAGTGACCTGATCCGACCCGCTGTCCAGCCCAGTGGCACGGACATGTCGCCAGGAGGCTTCCGGCCGTCCATCCAGGTTGCCCAGACCGGCAAAGACCAGCCACTGCCCGACGTGGACGTCCCCCACGTATGCATGGGCACCCCTGCCCTCCATGTGCCTGCCGAGGTCGACGTGCCCACGTCACCCCCCGCTGCCCGCCGTCATGCCCACATGGGTCCGGCCCTGTCTGCTGATGAGATGGCCGGGGGCCCTTACAGGGCGTTCCTGGAGACCCGAGCCCTGGCCGGGCCGCTTCTGCACCTGGCCCTCTGGCGAGAACTGGACATACTTCTCAGCCTCCTGCTGAAGGCCCAGAGCGAGGATTCACTCTATGCACAGAAACAGGCGGTGGCCAGGAGGATAGCCGACGCGTTTTTCagcagagaggtggagaggacgCTGGGGGTAGAGAGTGGCACCTGCGCCCATTTACGTGAGCTCCTGCCCTCTGGGCAAGCCATTCCATGGATTTATGCAGCGAAGCATGACATTTGTAAG TTTCTCAGCACCTCCTATGACTCATTTTTGGATGAAGAGGATAAAACCTTCATTATTCACCTT TTTGGCAGAATGCAGACAGTGTGTCTCACCAGAATGCTGACAGTGCCCTCTAGTGGATGGAACACGGCAGAGCAGCAGCTCAGGCACATGACGGAAGCCCTGGCTCTGTGCCACCACTGCTGTGGCTACACAGACGCAGAGCCCCTCTCTGATGAGACCTGGGTGCTCCTGACACTGGAAGACGTGGCTGGAGGAGGGTCTATTCACCTGCACTACAAAAAGACCG ATGTGTTTGATATGCCATTTGAGCAGCTGGCCTTGAAGTTTCCTAAAGTGGCAGCAGAGAGGATAAgtgtcagctaccatctctacTGTAAGGAGAGACCCCCATCAG ATAGACCCACCTCCAGAAATGTATCGTCAGCCACTACAACCAGGAAGGATTTGAAGAAGGCAAACAGTTTTTACCACACGGCATCCATGAGGCCAAG AACCTATGGAGACCTGTTCCGGAACTCCACTCACCTGGACTACTTCAAGCGCTACCTGCGTTACAATAATACCCATGGCGGTCTGCTCTTCATCCAGGAAGTGGAACGCCTGCGTTCCATCGACCAGACTCCAAAGGGTGCCAAAATCCAGAAAAGAAAAATCCACACCATCGTGGAAAAGTATTTCCGACGGGATGATGCCA CTGATTtcctgcagtgcagtgcagacaTAATTAACAAGGTGGGCACCATGAGAACAGTGACCTGTGAGATCCTGTACACCATCCAAGATGTGGTTAACAAGTCCCTTGAGGCGGCATG GTTTAAGCAGTACCAGGACATCTTCCCCGCCTGTTCTACTGTGGTCCCTGACACCACTGCCAGAGAATCCATCATCAAAAGCAAACTG AAAAATGTCTGGACCATTCTGAGTGGCTTCATCAAGGGTGTATGCAAGTTCAAGGCGGGTATGGCCAATACCAATACCCGTAGCGAGTTTGAGCAGTTCCTGCATCAGCAATACCTGGTCTTCTCTGACC CATGCGGCGTGAGCCCAAGTCCATCGTCACTGGACATGTCAAAGACATACACGTCCAAAGAGGACGATACCGCTCCCCTCAAGACACGCCTCATCAATGATAAGCCCTTGATTGTGGACTTCCTGGTCAATGATCTCTCCTTCTACTTGGAGTGTGAGAG GTTCCGGAGCCTGGCAGACTCTGGCAAAGCTATGGCGGTTGCCGGCTTGTACGGGGAAAACGACTATGCCATGCTTCACCAGAAGGCTGACATGATCATCAAACTCTTCCTCAAGTCTGAGTTCTTGCCTAAACTTAGG ATAAACATCGCCGAGTCCCAAAGAGACAGCATCCTTCAGCTCTTTTACTCTGCCCGGGTGGACCGCACCCTCTTCTACCTGGCCATCGTGACCGTCTTCCCCATTCTGATGATCTGCTGGAAGAA gtttTGTGCACATCGGGTTATGAAGAAACTGTTTGGGGAGAAAGCAGTGAAGACGCCGAAGAAGGTGGGACAGAAGGCGGCCAATCCCGAGGCCTCTCCAGACCACTTGGAGGTTAAGGACATTAAGGACGACTGGTACCATAAAGTCAAGACCATCGTATCCCTGACTG ATGAACATACCATTGTACGCTTCACTGTTCAGCGAGGCCTCAAACTGATCGTTCCACAGAACAAGGTTTACATGAAAG AGTGCCCAGGCAGTGACTTGCTGTCCAAGATTCCCAGTGGGCACCGTGGGCTGCCGGCATTTGGAGCGCCAGA TTCACTGGGGCTGGAGGCCCCTCCTCAGAAGCAGTCCAG TAATACCCACCTCCAACATCCAGAGGGCACCCCTGCATCAGGAGTAAGTTTGTTGTCTGTTGCTGAGGAGCTCTAG
- the LOC125300970 gene encoding regulator of G-protein signaling protein-like isoform X2, producing the protein MAGEEDETTLSELLKDEVFVDFFNTFLNLPVFGQTPLYLLRDNKWILCPDILHSQQVNGAGFLQWLTSQRLTLFKQTELFHHYLQCAEILQLPSSQTKEGQPWTKADQWLLRRCVGSVRGLQRFSSFMAGTRGEELVLFSVRVNRLLSLAKQEQGTPPSVHYRGLLSVIQLNHLREGSGIIAACRISPAEALEVLAGNHPETGKLQLLWRMRAQAMRRLHDYWLPHFLSHCKASLARVVECRSLVEEYVRLASCDEPQEAPVLPGTEWSRLERSVVGPSPYNSKQSKKLLWRSKFGSKNPYRTNTEGVGQKPTSSVCQWLSMDGKACLDGCTSIAHNKDSDLIRPAVQPSGTDMSPGGFRPSIQVAQTGKDQPLPDVDVPHVCMGTPALHVPAEVDVPTSPPAARRHAHMGPALSADEMAGGPYRAFLETRALAGPLLHLALWRELDILLSLLLKAQSEDSLYAQKQAVARRIADAFFSREVERTLGVESGTCAHLRELLPSGQAIPWIYAAKHDICKFLSTSYDSFLDEEDKTFIIHLFGRMQTVCLTRMLTVPSSGWNTAEQQLRHMTEALALCHHCCGYTDAEPLSDETWVLLTLEDVAGGGSIHLHYKKTDVFDMPFEQLALKFPKVAAERISVSYHLYCKERPPSDRPTSRNVSSATTTRKDLKKANSFYHTASMRPRTYGDLFRNSTHLDYFKRYLRYNNTHGGLLFIQEVERLRSIDQTPKGAKIQKRKIHTIVEKYFRRDDATDFLQCSADIINKVGTMRTVTCEILYTIQDVVNKSLEAAWFKQYQDIFPACSTVVPDTTARESIIKSKLKNVWTILSGFIKGVCKFKAGMANTNTRSEFEQFLHQQYLVFSDPCGVSPSPSSLDMSKTYTSKEDDTAPLKTRLINDKPLIVDFLVNDLSFYLECERFRSLADSGKAMAVAGLYGENDYAMLHQKADMIIKLFLKSEFLPKLRINIAESQRDSILQLFYSARVDRTLFYLAIVTVFPILMICWKKFCAHRVMKKLFGEKAVKTPKKVGQKAANPEASPDHLEVKDIKDDWYHKVKTIVSLTDEHTIVRFTVQRGLKLIVPQNKVYMKECPGSDLLSKIPSGHRGLPAFGAPDSLGLEAPPQKQSSNTHLQHPEGTPASGVSLLSVAEEL; encoded by the exons GAGAGGAAGATGAAACAACTTTATCAGAGCTTTTGAAAGATGAAGTATTTGTGGATTTCTTCAACACCTTCCTCAATCTACCT GTGTTTGGGCAGACCCCTCTGTACCTTCTGCGTGACAACAAGTGGATTCTGTGTCCTGACATTCTGCACTCCCAA CAGGTGAATGGAGCAGGGTTTCTGCAGTGGTTGACATCACAACGATTAACCTTGTTTAAACAAACTGAACTTTTTCATCACTACCTGCAATGCGCAGAGATCCTGCAGCTCCCATCGTCTCAAACCAAAG AGGGACAGCCATGGACCAAAGCGGACCAGTGGCTACTGAGGaggtgtgtgggcagtgtgagGGGCTTGCAGCGCTTCAGCTCCTTTATGGCAGGCACGCGTG GAGAGGAGCTGGTTCTGTTCAGTGTGCGAGTGAACAGGTTGCTGAGTCTGGCGAAGCAGGAGCAGGGGACTCCTCCGAGTGTCCACTACCGCGGCTTGCTTTCAGTCATCCAGCTGAACCACCTCAGGGAAGGATCCGGCATCATAGCCGCCTGCCGCATCTCCCCAG CCGAGGCATTGGAGGTTCTGGCTGGCAATCACCCGGAGACTGGCAAGCTGCAGCTGCTGTGGAGGATGAGGGCTCAGGCCATGCGCCGACTCCATGACTACTGGTTACCTCACTTCCTGAGCCACTGCAAGGCCTCCCTGGCCCGTGTAGTTGAGTGTAGGTCACTGGTCGAGGAGTACGTCAGGTTGGCTTCCTGTGACGAACCTCAGGAGGCCCCCGTGCTGCCCGGCACGGAGTGGAGTCGGCTGGAACGGTCAGTCGTGGGCCCTTCCCCGTACAATTCAAAACAGAGCAAGAAGCTCCTCTGGAGGTCCAAGTTTGGCTCCAAGAATCCTTATAGAACTAACACCGAAGGCGTAGGACAAAAGCCTACTtcaagtgtgtgtcagtggcttTCTATGGACGGTAAAGCATGCCTGGATGGGTGCACCAGCATTGCCCACAACAAAGACAGTGACCTGATCCGACCCGCTGTCCAGCCCAGTGGCACGGACATGTCGCCAGGAGGCTTCCGGCCGTCCATCCAGGTTGCCCAGACCGGCAAAGACCAGCCACTGCCCGACGTGGACGTCCCCCACGTATGCATGGGCACCCCTGCCCTCCATGTGCCTGCCGAGGTCGACGTGCCCACGTCACCCCCCGCTGCCCGCCGTCATGCCCACATGGGTCCGGCCCTGTCTGCTGATGAGATGGCCGGGGGCCCTTACAGGGCGTTCCTGGAGACCCGAGCCCTGGCCGGGCCGCTTCTGCACCTGGCCCTCTGGCGAGAACTGGACATACTTCTCAGCCTCCTGCTGAAGGCCCAGAGCGAGGATTCACTCTATGCACAGAAACAGGCGGTGGCCAGGAGGATAGCCGACGCGTTTTTCagcagagaggtggagaggacgCTGGGGGTAGAGAGTGGCACCTGCGCCCATTTACGTGAGCTCCTGCCCTCTGGGCAAGCCATTCCATGGATTTATGCAGCGAAGCATGACATTTGTAAG TTTCTCAGCACCTCCTATGACTCATTTTTGGATGAAGAGGATAAAACCTTCATTATTCACCTT TTTGGCAGAATGCAGACAGTGTGTCTCACCAGAATGCTGACAGTGCCCTCTAGTGGATGGAACACGGCAGAGCAGCAGCTCAGGCACATGACGGAAGCCCTGGCTCTGTGCCACCACTGCTGTGGCTACACAGACGCAGAGCCCCTCTCTGATGAGACCTGGGTGCTCCTGACACTGGAAGACGTGGCTGGAGGAGGGTCTATTCACCTGCACTACAAAAAGACCG ATGTGTTTGATATGCCATTTGAGCAGCTGGCCTTGAAGTTTCCTAAAGTGGCAGCAGAGAGGATAAgtgtcagctaccatctctacTGTAAGGAGAGACCCCCATCAG ATAGACCCACCTCCAGAAATGTATCGTCAGCCACTACAACCAGGAAGGATTTGAAGAAGGCAAACAGTTTTTACCACACGGCATCCATGAGGCCAAG AACCTATGGAGACCTGTTCCGGAACTCCACTCACCTGGACTACTTCAAGCGCTACCTGCGTTACAATAATACCCATGGCGGTCTGCTCTTCATCCAGGAAGTGGAACGCCTGCGTTCCATCGACCAGACTCCAAAGGGTGCCAAAATCCAGAAAAGAAAAATCCACACCATCGTGGAAAAGTATTTCCGACGGGATGATGCCA CTGATTtcctgcagtgcagtgcagacaTAATTAACAAGGTGGGCACCATGAGAACAGTGACCTGTGAGATCCTGTACACCATCCAAGATGTGGTTAACAAGTCCCTTGAGGCGGCATG GTTTAAGCAGTACCAGGACATCTTCCCCGCCTGTTCTACTGTGGTCCCTGACACCACTGCCAGAGAATCCATCATCAAAAGCAAACTG AAAAATGTCTGGACCATTCTGAGTGGCTTCATCAAGGGTGTATGCAAGTTCAAGGCGGGTATGGCCAATACCAATACCCGTAGCGAGTTTGAGCAGTTCCTGCATCAGCAATACCTGGTCTTCTCTGACC CATGCGGCGTGAGCCCAAGTCCATCGTCACTGGACATGTCAAAGACATACACGTCCAAAGAGGACGATACCGCTCCCCTCAAGACACGCCTCATCAATGATAAGCCCTTGATTGTGGACTTCCTGGTCAATGATCTCTCCTTCTACTTGGAGTGTGAGAG GTTCCGGAGCCTGGCAGACTCTGGCAAAGCTATGGCGGTTGCCGGCTTGTACGGGGAAAACGACTATGCCATGCTTCACCAGAAGGCTGACATGATCATCAAACTCTTCCTCAAGTCTGAGTTCTTGCCTAAACTTAGG ATAAACATCGCCGAGTCCCAAAGAGACAGCATCCTTCAGCTCTTTTACTCTGCCCGGGTGGACCGCACCCTCTTCTACCTGGCCATCGTGACCGTCTTCCCCATTCTGATGATCTGCTGGAAGAA gtttTGTGCACATCGGGTTATGAAGAAACTGTTTGGGGAGAAAGCAGTGAAGACGCCGAAGAAGGTGGGACAGAAGGCGGCCAATCCCGAGGCCTCTCCAGACCACTTGGAGGTTAAGGACATTAAGGACGACTGGTACCATAAAGTCAAGACCATCGTATCCCTGACTG ATGAACATACCATTGTACGCTTCACTGTTCAGCGAGGCCTCAAACTGATCGTTCCACAGAACAAGGTTTACATGAAAG AGTGCCCAGGCAGTGACTTGCTGTCCAAGATTCCCAGTGGGCACCGTGGGCTGCCGGCATTTGGAGCGCCAGA TTCACTGGGGCTGGAGGCCCCTCCTCAGAAGCAGTCCAG TAATACCCACCTCCAACATCCAGAGGGCACCCCTGCATCAGGAGTAAGTTTGTTGTCTGTTGCTGAGGAGCTCTAG